In a single window of the Perca flavescens isolate YP-PL-M2 chromosome 18, PFLA_1.0, whole genome shotgun sequence genome:
- the LOC114572931 gene encoding interferon-induced protein 44-like → MGAQSSSPTPPPSPAPPFFNDPWRTINWEDKRDLQHVKDYKPQTDGQQLRILLHGPVGAGKSSFINSVQSVLQGRMYAQALVENTSHGCFTKRYTTYKIKKGPKTFYPFVFNDIMGLDPFKGVPVDDVKLALKGHVKEDYTFNPESTLSVDNPFYKKDPTNNDKVHVLVCVVPANSISLMKKETLDKIRNIRMEASKLSIPQVAIFTKIDEACPEIKNDLRNVYRAKYIKNTMEEFSVDVGIPMNCIFPVKNYHQEINLNNNIDSLILSALTNIINFGDDCINMDKDSDSKEDPPDFSVEPTTPFMKG, encoded by the exons ATGGGAGCACAATCCAGCTCTCCTACCCCTCCACCCTCTCCTGCCCCTCCTT ttttcaaTGACCCTTGGAGGACAATAAACTGGGA AGACAAAAGGGATCTGCAGCATGTTAAGGACTATAAACCTCAGACTGATGGCCAGCAGCTCAGGATTCTTCTTCATGGACCAGTTGGAGCTGGAAAGTCCAGTTTCATCAACTCTGTCCAAAGTGTCTTACAAGGGAGAATGTACGCTCAAGCTTTGGTGGAAAACACCTCTCACGGCTGTTTCACCAAAAGG TACACAACCTACAAgatcaaaaaaggcccaaagaCCTTTTACCCTTTTGTCTTTAATGACATCATGGGCCTGGATCCATTCAAAGGTGTCCCTGTGGACGACGTCAAACTGGCTCTGAAAGGACACGTGAAGGAAGATTACACG TTTAATCCTGAATCAACGTTGTCGGTGGATAATCCATTCTACAAAAAAGATCCAACTAACAACGACAAAGTGCATGTTCTGGTTTGTGTCGTTCCTGCCAACAGCATATCTCTAATGAAAAAGGAAACTTTGGATAAGATTCGCAACATCAGGATGGAAGCCAGTAAACTGA GTATTCCTCAAGTGGCCATTTTCACCAAGATTGATGAGGCCTGTCCTGAAATCAAAAACGATTTGAGGAATGTCTACCGGGCCAAGTACATTAAGAACACG aTGGAGGAGTTCAGTGTAGATGTGGGAATTCCCATGAACTGCATCTTCCCTGTGAAGAACTACCATCAAGAAATCAACCTCAACAATAACATTGATTCACTGATCCTGAGCGCCCTGACAAACATCATCAACTTTGGAGACGACTGCATCAACATGG ATAAAGACAGTGATTCCAAAGAAGATCCTCCAGACTTCAGTGTTGAACCTACAACCCCATTCATGAAGGGCTGA